A genomic segment from Nymphalis io chromosome 7, ilAglIoxx1.1, whole genome shotgun sequence encodes:
- the LOC126769791 gene encoding sex-determining region Y protein-like, with product MTISKPGQCQSSSQMGRSSITQVRIFNEVSSPLCVLMCVLRLVSEVKLFPQPGAGQARRTTARARGVDPPCRRPQFNPYHFISQVAGQHGVIEQHTPNVVVEQTPGLLHPSQAPQPSVHLHSSHEILQQPGFHLHPTEETLHQPGFHVHPTQETLPQPGYHLQPGQEILPQPGFHLHPTQETLPQPNFNLHPNQETLPQPGFRLHPSQVSSQSPIPLQPTQPSIPLDHDGWSPVPAQPQDLGASHEGHYPQHTHHFTQEQGTQVYEHHTDNNYNDYQHQLQHHIQQQIEQAQYEQSLNNQHQLSQEYGVPQQLGQEYGQPNEYSQQEQDFAQHAQEYPQHGHDFTQHQQEFAQNGQDFAQHAQDFGHNIPNLGQEYGLPHQGAEGRNADDSEQQQFHNHIPLGLQPPIDRPLDHFQ from the exons ATGACTATATCAAAACCTGGGCAGTGCCAGAGTTCATCGCAGATGGGCCGTTCAAGTATTACACAAGTGAGAATTTTTAATGAAGTATCCTCACCATTATGTGTCCTGATGTGCGTGTTGAGGTTGGTGAGCGAAGTGAAGCTCTTCCCGCAGCCCGGCGCCGGGCAGGCGCGCCGCACAAccgcgcgcgcgcgcggcgTCGACCCGCCGTGCCGG CGTCCACAGTTTAATCCGTATCATTTTATTTCTCAAGTAGCAGGGCAGCACGGTGTTATAGAACAACACACGCCTAATGTCGTGGTAGAACAAACACCGGGATTGCTACATCCAAGTCAAGCGCCTCAACCTTCTGTTCATTTACATTCGAGTCATGAAATCTTGCAACAACCTGGCTTCCATTTACATCCTACTGAAGAAACTTTACATCAACCAGGATTTCATGTACATCCCACTCAAGAGACTCTTCCACAACCTGGCTACCATCttcaacccgggcaagaaaTATTACCACAACCTGGTTTCCACTTACACCCCACTCAGGAAACACTTCCACAACCTAATTTCAACCTACATCCTAACCAAGAAACATTACCTCAGCCTGGGTTTCGTTTACATCCTTCGCAAGTATCATCTCAATCACCCATACCCTTACAACCTACACAACCATCTATTCCATTAGACCATGATGGTTGGTCACCAGTGCCAGCGCAGCCTCAAGATTTGGGTGCATCTCATGAAGGACATTATCCACAGCACACCCATCATTTTACCCAAGAACAAGGCACGCAAGTTTACGAGCATCATACcgataataattacaatgaCTACCAACACCAACTACAACACCACATTCAACAACAGATAGAACAGGCACAATATGAGCAGAGCTTAAATAATCAACATCAACTATCACAAGAGTACGGCGTACCGCAGCAGCTGGGCCAAGAATACGGCCAACCAAATGAATATTCTCAACAAGAGCAAGATTTTGCACAACACGCTCAGGAGTACCCACAGCATGGGCATGACTTTACACAGCATCAACAAGAGTTTGCCCAAAATGGACAAGATTTTGCACAGCATGCACAGGATTTTGGACATAATATACCAAACTTAGGGCAAGAATATGGCTTGCCGCACCAGGGCGCTGAAGGTAGAAACGCCGATGATAGTGAGCAACAGCAGTTTCATAACCACATACCTCTAGGTCTTCAACCGCCGATCGACAGGCCACTAGACCATTTCCAATAG